A genome region from Pirellulales bacterium includes the following:
- a CDS encoding acyl-CoA carboxylase subunit beta has product MPSAPKTAPAAATSTLAEMAQTLAADEAQLALGGGKKAIDRQHEKGRLTAHERIERLIDPGTSFFELGIWAGWHMYDEWGGAPGAGVVCGLGTVAGRRHMIIANDATVKAGAFFPATAKKVLRAQRIAMHNYLPLIYLVDSAGVFLPLQEDVFPDEDDFGRIFRNNAVISAAGIPQISAIMGNCVAGGGYLPVLCDKLLMTEGSGLYLAGPALVRSAIGQRVSHEDLGGAAMHAQISGTIDYRDPTDEACLERLRRLVALLRPDPEMPPEPFHRAAAVDAARPGRDIYDLVSPDPRKDYEIRDVLDCVVDAGSFDEYKAEYGQSIVCGTARIGGFPVGIVANQHHQVRPAEGPIQFGGVIYVDSAEKAARFVMNCNQDWLPILFVQDVNGFMVGRDSEHEGIIKAGAKLVNAISNCRVPKITLITGGSFGAGNYALCGKAFDPRFLFAWPSARCAVMGGEQATSTLLDVTVKSLERQGHAVDAAELAELRDKVKSSYDRQMDVRYGAARGWVDKIIDPAETRQALVAALEVSTRHPLDEPFKVGVFQV; this is encoded by the coding sequence ATGCCTTCCGCCCCCAAAACCGCCCCCGCTGCTGCCACTTCCACCCTGGCCGAAATGGCCCAAACCCTGGCGGCCGACGAGGCGCAACTCGCCCTCGGCGGCGGCAAAAAGGCGATTGATCGCCAGCACGAAAAGGGAAGGCTCACCGCCCATGAGCGGATCGAGCGGCTGATCGACCCCGGAACCAGCTTTTTTGAGCTTGGCATTTGGGCCGGGTGGCACATGTACGACGAGTGGGGCGGGGCTCCTGGGGCGGGCGTGGTGTGCGGCCTGGGAACCGTCGCCGGTCGGCGGCACATGATCATTGCCAACGACGCCACCGTGAAGGCGGGGGCGTTCTTTCCGGCGACCGCCAAGAAGGTGCTGCGCGCCCAGCGCATCGCCATGCACAACTACCTGCCGCTCATTTATCTGGTCGACTCGGCGGGCGTCTTTTTGCCGCTGCAAGAAGATGTCTTTCCCGACGAGGACGACTTTGGCCGCATCTTTCGCAACAACGCCGTGATCTCGGCGGCCGGTATTCCGCAAATCTCCGCCATCATGGGCAACTGCGTCGCCGGCGGCGGCTATTTGCCGGTGCTGTGCGACAAACTGCTGATGACCGAGGGCTCGGGCCTCTACCTGGCCGGGCCCGCGCTGGTGCGCAGCGCCATTGGTCAGCGCGTGTCGCACGAGGACCTGGGAGGCGCGGCGATGCACGCGCAGATCAGCGGCACCATCGACTATCGCGACCCCACCGACGAGGCGTGCCTGGAGCGGTTGCGGCGACTGGTGGCGCTGCTACGTCCCGACCCGGAGATGCCGCCCGAGCCATTTCACCGCGCGGCGGCGGTCGATGCCGCGCGGCCGGGGCGCGACATCTACGATCTGGTGTCGCCCGACCCGAGAAAGGACTACGAAATTCGCGACGTGCTCGACTGCGTGGTCGACGCCGGCAGCTTTGACGAATACAAGGCGGAGTATGGGCAGTCGATCGTCTGCGGCACGGCGCGGATCGGCGGCTTTCCGGTCGGCATCGTCGCCAACCAGCATCATCAGGTGCGGCCAGCCGAGGGGCCGATCCAGTTTGGTGGGGTCATCTACGTCGACAGCGCCGAAAAGGCGGCGCGGTTCGTGATGAACTGCAACCAGGATTGGCTGCCGATCCTCTTTGTGCAGGACGTGAACGGCTTCATGGTGGGCCGCGACAGCGAGCACGAGGGGATCATCAAGGCGGGCGCCAAACTGGTGAACGCCATCAGCAATTGCCGCGTGCCCAAGATCACGCTCATCACCGGCGGTAGTTTTGGGGCGGGCAACTACGCGCTGTGCGGTAAGGCGTTCGATCCGCGGTTCTTGTTCGCCTGGCCCTCGGCCCGCTGCGCCGTGATGGGTGGGGAGCAGGCCACCAGCACCTTGCTGGATGTGACCGTGAAAAGCCTGGAGCGGCAAGGGCACGCGGTCGACGCGGCCGAACTGGCCGAACTGCGCGACAAGGTGAAGTCGAGCTACGACCGGCAGATGGATGTGCGCTACGGCGCCGCGCGGGGCTGGGTGGACAAGATCATCGACCCGGCCGAGACGCGCCAGGCGCTAGTGGCCGCGCTGGAGGTGTCCACGCGCCACCCGCTCGACGAGCCGTTCAAGGTGGGTGTGTTTCAGGTGTGA
- a CDS encoding FAD-dependent oxidoreductase, producing MRLLIVGGVAGGASAAARARRLSESADIVLFEKGPDVSFANCGLPYYIGGEITDRAKLLVVTPERLRKRFAIDVRPLSLVEEIDRENKRVRVRDLATERAYEEPFDKLILAPGAAPIRPPLPGLDLSGVFTLRNLQDMDAITKRLNDGVRRAAVIGAGFIGLELVENLTRRGIATTLIELQDQVLPPLDKEMTTPIVQCLRNAGVTLLLGESAAAFEQSGDGMAVRLKSGRAIQADLIVLGVGVRPESQLAVDAGLAVGARGGIRVNEHMQTSDPDIYAVGDAVEVTDFVIGDPAQIPLAGPANRQGRIAADHVFGRPSRFRGAQATAIVRVFDRTAAATGASEKSLRRAKRSYGKIYIHPANHATYYPGAESMSLKLLFDPNTGRVLGAQIVGGDGVDKRIDVLAIAIQAGMTVYDLEEAELAYAPQYGSAKDPINMAGFVASGLLRGDHPQIDVESVLAAAPGARPYLLDVRTAEEFAEGHLPGAINLPVDELRQRSGELPKDRPIVAYCQVGQRGYLATRLLRQRGFDVVNLSGGYKTYRLFEPDR from the coding sequence ATGCGACTGCTTATTGTGGGTGGAGTGGCGGGTGGCGCTTCGGCCGCGGCTCGTGCGCGACGTCTCTCAGAATCGGCCGATATCGTTCTGTTCGAAAAAGGCCCCGACGTCTCGTTCGCGAATTGCGGCCTGCCATACTACATCGGCGGGGAGATCACTGATCGAGCCAAGTTGCTCGTTGTGACGCCGGAGCGCCTACGCAAACGCTTTGCAATCGACGTGCGTCCACTCTCGTTGGTTGAGGAGATCGACCGCGAGAACAAGCGCGTGCGGGTTCGCGACCTGGCAACCGAGCGCGCGTACGAGGAGCCATTCGACAAGCTCATTCTTGCGCCGGGCGCGGCGCCAATCCGCCCGCCGTTGCCGGGGTTGGATTTGTCCGGCGTGTTCACGCTGCGCAATTTGCAAGATATGGACGCCATTACCAAACGACTGAACGATGGCGTCCGCAGGGCGGCAGTGATTGGCGCGGGGTTCATTGGCCTCGAACTGGTCGAAAACCTGACCCGACGCGGCATCGCCACAACGCTCATCGAGTTGCAAGATCAGGTGCTGCCGCCACTCGACAAGGAAATGACAACGCCGATCGTGCAATGCCTCCGCAATGCCGGCGTGACGCTGCTGCTCGGCGAATCCGCGGCGGCCTTCGAGCAATCCGGCGACGGCATGGCGGTGCGTCTCAAATCGGGTCGCGCGATCCAGGCCGATCTGATTGTGCTTGGAGTCGGCGTGCGCCCAGAAAGCCAACTCGCGGTCGACGCGGGCCTGGCGGTCGGCGCTCGCGGCGGCATACGCGTCAACGAACACATGCAGACGAGCGATCCCGACATTTACGCGGTCGGCGACGCGGTCGAAGTCACCGACTTCGTAATCGGCGATCCCGCGCAGATTCCGCTGGCTGGTCCCGCCAATCGTCAGGGGCGCATCGCCGCGGATCACGTCTTTGGCAGACCATCGCGCTTTCGCGGCGCCCAGGCGACGGCCATCGTGCGCGTATTCGACCGCACGGCCGCGGCTACGGGAGCGTCGGAGAAATCGCTCCGTCGCGCCAAGCGTTCTTACGGCAAGATTTATATTCACCCCGCCAATCACGCCACCTACTACCCCGGCGCGGAGTCGATGTCGCTCAAGTTGCTATTCGACCCCAACACCGGACGAGTGCTTGGCGCGCAGATCGTGGGGGGCGACGGCGTCGACAAGCGCATTGACGTGCTCGCCATCGCCATTCAGGCGGGCATGACCGTCTATGACTTGGAGGAAGCGGAACTTGCTTATGCGCCACAATATGGATCGGCGAAAGACCCAATCAACATGGCCGGCTTTGTGGCGAGCGGGCTATTGCGGGGAGATCATCCGCAAATCGATGTCGAGTCGGTGCTGGCCGCCGCGCCCGGCGCGCGCCCCTACTTGCTCGATGTGCGCACTGCTGAGGAGTTTGCCGAGGGTCATTTGCCCGGGGCAATCAATCTCCCTGTCGATGAGCTTAGACAGCGCAGCGGCGAGTTGCCAAAAGACCGCCCTATTGTCGCCTACTGTCAGGTTGGACAGCGCGGCTACCTGGCGACTCGATTGCTGCGGCAACGCGGCTTTGATGTGGTGAATCTGAGTGGCGGATACAAGACGTATCGCCTGTTTGAGCCAGACAGGTAA
- a CDS encoding diphosphate--fructose-6-phosphate 1-phosphotransferase encodes MSRTPRNMVVAQSGGPSPVINNSLRGIIEAARDLPEIGTIYGGRHGIEGVLKEELIDLTAQPAEEISLLRVTPAAGSIGTCRYKLKESQREDFERVIEVLKAHQVGYFLYIGGNDSMDTANKIAHLAQERGLDLVAVGVPKTIDNDVGDSEFRLIDHTPGYGSVARYWTHMIQNANEENAGSCPADPVLVLQAMGRQIGFIPAAARLADPGREMPLLIYLAERAVPLEAVADQVNDQLRRAGRAIVVVSEGFSVGALGEVKDRFGHTMYGASQTTVAQVLVNYLNEVGLAAKGKARANVPGTDQRHSMAYASTVDLEEAYRSGQMAALLAARGESGFMSTILRQPGEIYGVYYDKVPLNEVANSERSFPANWISESGADVTDDFVRYAQPLIGQDMLSLPIIDGRQRLARLAPIYADAKLPKYVPQADRA; translated from the coding sequence ATGAGCCGTACACCGCGAAACATGGTGGTCGCCCAAAGCGGCGGTCCTAGCCCGGTCATTAACAACAGTTTGCGCGGCATCATCGAGGCCGCGCGCGATCTGCCGGAAATCGGCACGATTTATGGCGGGCGGCACGGCATCGAGGGGGTGCTCAAGGAGGAGCTGATTGACCTGACGGCGCAGCCCGCCGAGGAGATCTCGCTGCTGCGGGTCACGCCGGCCGCCGGTTCGATCGGCACCTGTCGCTACAAGCTCAAAGAGTCGCAGCGCGAAGATTTTGAGCGCGTCATCGAGGTGCTCAAGGCGCATCAGGTGGGCTACTTCCTGTACATCGGCGGCAACGACTCGATGGACACGGCCAACAAGATTGCTCACCTGGCTCAAGAGCGCGGCCTCGACTTAGTGGCGGTGGGCGTGCCCAAGACCATCGACAACGATGTGGGCGACAGCGAGTTTCGCCTGATCGACCACACGCCGGGCTACGGCTCGGTGGCGCGTTATTGGACGCACATGATCCAAAACGCGAACGAAGAGAACGCGGGCAGTTGCCCCGCCGATCCAGTGCTGGTGTTGCAGGCGATGGGGCGCCAGATTGGCTTTATCCCGGCGGCGGCGCGACTGGCCGACCCCGGGCGCGAGATGCCGCTGCTCATCTATCTGGCCGAGCGCGCGGTTCCGCTGGAAGCGGTCGCCGATCAGGTGAACGACCAACTGCGCCGGGCGGGGCGCGCCATCGTCGTGGTCAGCGAAGGGTTCAGCGTTGGCGCCTTGGGCGAGGTTAAAGACCGCTTTGGTCACACCATGTACGGCGCGAGCCAAACCACCGTGGCGCAGGTGTTGGTCAATTACCTGAACGAAGTCGGCCTCGCCGCCAAAGGCAAGGCGCGGGCCAACGTGCCGGGCACCGACCAGCGCCACAGCATGGCTTACGCGTCGACCGTCGATCTCGAAGAAGCGTATCGCAGCGGTCAAATGGCCGCGCTGCTCGCCGCGCGCGGCGAAAGCGGTTTCATGTCGACCATCCTCCGCCAGCCGGGCGAAATCTATGGCGTCTATTACGACAAAGTCCCACTGAACGAAGTCGCCAACAGCGAGCGGTCGTTCCCCGCGAATTGGATCAGCGAGTCGGGCGCCGACGTAACCGACGACTTTGTGCGCTACGCCCAACCGCTTATCGGCCAAGACATGTTGTCGCTGCCGATTATCGATGGACGACAACGCTTGGCGCGACTGGCGCCGATCTATGCCGACGCCAAGCTGCCTAAGTATGTTCCGCAGGCCGATCGCGCCTGA
- a CDS encoding HAD hydrolase-like protein — protein sequence MTFQFTPRHQYLVGIDSDGCAFDTMEIKHKECFIPNIINHYHLQAVSKYAREAAEFVNLYSKSRGINRFPGLIETLDWLRRRPEVVARGAKIPHPAGLADWLTRETRLGNPALKEAVEATGDPDLIQALGWSQAVNQAVEEIVRGVPPFPYVRECLHKLAPHADLLVISATPNEALRREWEEHDLAGLVAGICGQETGSKKETLAAAKQYPPHHALMVGDAPGDYAAAKANAALFFPINPGAEDASWRRLYDEGIDRFISGTFAGKFQDELLAEFDTYLPEQPPWPLTTA from the coding sequence ATGACATTTCAATTCACGCCGCGACATCAGTACCTGGTCGGCATCGATTCCGACGGCTGCGCCTTCGACACCATGGAGATCAAGCACAAAGAGTGCTTCATCCCCAACATCATCAATCACTATCACTTGCAGGCGGTGAGCAAATACGCCCGCGAGGCGGCGGAGTTTGTCAATCTGTACTCCAAGAGTCGCGGCATCAATCGTTTTCCGGGCCTGATCGAAACGCTCGACTGGCTCAGGCGCCGGCCCGAGGTGGTTGCCCGGGGGGCCAAGATTCCGCATCCGGCGGGTCTGGCCGACTGGCTCACGCGCGAAACTCGGCTCGGCAATCCGGCGCTCAAAGAGGCGGTGGAAGCGACCGGCGACCCCGATCTGATCCAAGCGCTTGGCTGGTCGCAGGCCGTCAATCAAGCGGTGGAAGAGATCGTGCGCGGCGTGCCGCCGTTTCCGTATGTGCGCGAGTGTCTGCACAAACTGGCGCCGCACGCCGATCTGCTGGTGATCTCGGCCACTCCGAACGAGGCGCTGCGCCGCGAGTGGGAAGAACACGATCTGGCGGGCCTGGTCGCCGGTATCTGCGGACAGGAAACGGGCAGCAAGAAAGAGACGCTGGCCGCGGCCAAGCAATATCCGCCGCATCACGCGCTGATGGTGGGCGACGCGCCTGGCGACTACGCGGCGGCCAAGGCCAACGCGGCGCTCTTCTTCCCGATCAACCCTGGCGCCGAGGACGCCAGTTGGCGACGCCTTTACGATGAAGGCATCGATCGATTTATCAGCGGAACATTCGCCGGCAAGTTTCAGGATGAACTGCTGGCCGAGTTCGACACCTATTTGCCTGAGCAGCCCCCTTGGCCGTTGACCACGGCTTAA
- the gnd gene encoding decarboxylating NADP(+)-dependent phosphogluconate dehydrogenase, with the protein MAELCDIGLIGLAVMGENLVLNIESRGFRVAVFNRTTSKVDDFVAQRAAGKQIVGCHSIEELVGQLSRPRKVMMMVKAGPAVDQLIDQLLPLLSPGDVLIDGGNTYYLDTERRVKLVESKGLLYVGTGVSGGEEGALLGPSIMPGGSEKAWPLVKPILQSIAAKVGANNDIPCCEWIGPGGAGHYVKMVHNGIEYGDMQLICEAYALLGKGLGLSNAELYDVFATWNRGELDSYLIEITRDIFSAKDPETGAYLVDMILDEAGSKGTGKWMSQLALDLGVPTTLITEAVYARYLSALKEARVRASQVLTGPSGKYSGDRAKFIESIRHALYASKIVSYAQGFFQMQAAAAEHGWPLKFGEIALLWRGGCIIRARFLERIKEAFDRDPKLENLLLAPYFRDAIEKAQSSWRHVVMQAIELGIAAPAFTAAISYFDGYRSARLPANLLQAQRDYFGAHTYRRVDREGVFHSEWLDLRRKPSE; encoded by the coding sequence ATGGCAGAGCTTTGCGACATTGGCCTGATTGGCCTGGCGGTGATGGGCGAGAATCTGGTTCTCAATATCGAGAGCCGTGGATTTCGGGTGGCGGTCTTCAACCGCACCACCTCGAAAGTCGACGACTTTGTGGCGCAGCGCGCCGCCGGCAAGCAGATTGTGGGCTGCCATTCGATTGAAGAATTGGTGGGCCAGTTATCGCGCCCGCGCAAAGTGATGATGATGGTCAAGGCGGGGCCGGCGGTCGACCAATTGATCGATCAACTGCTGCCGCTCCTCTCGCCGGGCGATGTGCTGATCGATGGCGGCAACACCTACTATCTCGACACCGAACGGCGCGTGAAGCTGGTCGAGTCGAAGGGGTTGCTGTACGTCGGCACAGGAGTGTCGGGGGGAGAAGAAGGCGCGCTGTTGGGCCCCAGCATCATGCCCGGCGGCAGCGAAAAAGCGTGGCCGCTGGTGAAGCCGATCCTGCAGTCGATCGCCGCCAAGGTGGGCGCGAACAACGATATTCCATGCTGCGAGTGGATCGGTCCCGGCGGCGCGGGGCACTATGTCAAGATGGTCCACAACGGCATCGAATATGGCGACATGCAGTTGATCTGCGAGGCGTACGCCTTGCTCGGCAAGGGCCTGGGGCTCTCCAACGCTGAGCTATACGACGTGTTCGCCACCTGGAACCGCGGCGAGTTGGACAGCTACCTGATCGAGATCACGCGCGACATCTTCAGCGCCAAAGATCCGGAAACCGGCGCCTACCTGGTCGACATGATTCTGGACGAGGCCGGCAGCAAAGGGACCGGCAAATGGATGAGCCAACTGGCCCTCGATCTGGGCGTGCCGACCACGCTGATCACCGAGGCGGTGTACGCGCGGTATCTCTCGGCGCTCAAAGAGGCGCGGGTCCGCGCCAGCCAGGTGCTGACCGGTCCCAGTGGCAAATACTCGGGCGACCGGGCGAAATTCATCGAGTCGATCCGGCACGCGCTGTACGCCTCGAAGATCGTCAGCTACGCGCAAGGGTTCTTTCAGATGCAGGCGGCCGCGGCCGAGCATGGCTGGCCGCTCAAGTTCGGCGAGATTGCCTTGCTGTGGCGCGGTGGCTGCATCATTCGCGCGCGCTTCTTGGAGCGCATCAAAGAGGCGTTCGACCGCGATCCCAAGCTGGAGAACCTGCTGCTCGCGCCGTACTTCCGCGACGCCATCGAGAAGGCGCAATCCTCTTGGCGGCATGTGGTGATGCAGGCGATCGAACTGGGCATTGCGGCGCCGGCCTTCACCGCAGCCATCAGCTATTTTGACGGCTATCGCTCGGCAAGGCTGCCCGCCAACTTGCTGCAAGCGCAGCGCGACTATTTTGGGGCGCACACCTATCGGCGCGTCGACCGCGAGGGAGTGTTCCACTCCGAGTGGCTCGACCTGCGCCGCAAACCGAGCGAGTGA
- a CDS encoding SDR family oxidoreductase — MTGQVAVVIGGTGVLCGALARGLSRAGAKVVVAGRDAERGAACVAEMRALSAPCCYLPVDVLRRESMQELLDRTLREYGQVDMLVNGAGVNSASAYFDTTDEDFARVLDSNLRAVHWGCQIFGRHMASQPQGGSILNIGSVTADRPLSRVFAYSASKAAVINLTQNVARELAPQKVRVNALCPGFFPAEQNRKILDAERTAGIMAGTPMKRYGEPDELIGAALLLLSRRAGSFITGASYYVDGGFTAMRF, encoded by the coding sequence ATGACGGGCCAGGTAGCCGTGGTCATTGGCGGCACCGGCGTATTGTGCGGCGCGCTGGCGCGGGGCCTGTCGCGCGCGGGCGCCAAGGTGGTGGTGGCGGGGCGCGACGCCGAGCGCGGCGCCGCTTGCGTGGCCGAGATGCGGGCCCTCTCGGCGCCGTGCTGCTATCTGCCGGTCGACGTGCTGCGGCGCGAGTCGATGCAAGAATTATTGGATCGCACGCTACGCGAATATGGCCAGGTCGACATGCTCGTCAACGGCGCCGGGGTCAACTCGGCCAGCGCGTATTTCGACACGACTGACGAAGACTTTGCGCGGGTACTCGACAGCAACTTGCGGGCGGTGCATTGGGGCTGCCAGATCTTTGGGCGCCACATGGCCAGCCAACCGCAAGGGGGCTCGATTTTGAACATTGGCAGCGTGACGGCCGACCGGCCGCTGTCGCGCGTCTTCGCCTACTCGGCGTCGAAGGCGGCGGTGATCAACCTGACGCAAAACGTCGCCCGCGAACTGGCCCCGCAGAAGGTGCGCGTCAACGCGCTTTGCCCGGGCTTCTTTCCGGCCGAGCAGAACCGCAAGATTCTCGACGCCGAGCGGACCGCCGGGATCATGGCGGGCACGCCAATGAAGCGCTATGGCGAGCCCGACGAATTGATCGGCGCGGCGCTCTTGTTGTTGTCGCGGCGGGCGGGCAGTTTTATCACCGGCGCCAGCTACTACGTGGATGGCGGTTTCACCGCGATGCGGTTTTAG
- a CDS encoding class I SAM-dependent methyltransferase — protein MDRQQILANPINRWYDARMYNPAFLELYDGTEWANFGYTESAGDTRLQACRNLMERLLALLPDKQGSILDVACGKGETTRHLLNHYPAHRVTGINISEKQLDTARTRAPGVDFRLMDAVQLEFADASFNTVICVEAAFHFHTRQQFLKEALRVLKPGGMLILSDVLVSVESARRRPYHHEQNYLRDPAAYRGALAEAGFDNPRVIDVTDQAWRAHFLAVAQVMHDRFVHGKISRDELQNLMGPAYELAADIQYYVLAAGTKPPAPRSVT, from the coding sequence ATGGACCGCCAGCAGATTCTCGCCAATCCCATCAACCGATGGTACGACGCGCGAATGTACAACCCGGCGTTCTTGGAACTGTACGACGGCACGGAATGGGCCAATTTCGGCTACACCGAGTCGGCCGGCGACACGCGTTTGCAGGCCTGCCGCAATCTCATGGAGCGGTTGCTCGCGCTACTCCCGGATAAGCAAGGTTCGATTCTCGATGTCGCCTGCGGCAAGGGCGAGACGACACGCCACCTGTTGAACCACTACCCGGCCCATCGGGTGACCGGCATCAACATTTCGGAAAAGCAGCTAGACACCGCGCGCACGCGAGCGCCCGGCGTCGACTTCCGCTTGATGGATGCCGTGCAGTTGGAGTTTGCAGACGCTTCGTTCAATACGGTGATCTGCGTCGAGGCGGCGTTTCACTTCCATACCCGCCAGCAGTTTTTGAAAGAAGCGCTGCGCGTGCTCAAGCCCGGCGGCATGCTCATCCTTTCCGATGTGCTGGTGTCGGTCGAATCGGCGCGGCGGCGCCCCTATCATCACGAGCAGAACTACCTTCGCGATCCAGCGGCCTATCGCGGCGCGCTGGCCGAGGCGGGTTTCGACAATCCACGCGTGATCGACGTGACCGATCAGGCGTGGCGCGCCCACTTTCTAGCCGTCGCGCAAGTGATGCACGACCGATTCGTGCATGGCAAGATATCGCGCGACGAGTTGCAAAACCTGATGGGGCCAGCCTACGAACTGGCCGCCGACATTCAATACTACGTGCTGGCCGCCGGCACGAAGCCGCCGGCGCCGCGGTCCGTGACCTAA
- a CDS encoding choice-of-anchor L domain-containing protein, whose product MQHRLTVWIGCALIAAIAHTSAQGAIVVTNNVDANQLGAALGLGPGAVITSSNLAEVQQIPGLGLASSGVFKTTGPAPDTYGLDCDGIVLTTGNAADFGTGPDSKVLSVNYKTGTFAYDSLLDPIATPFGWGGYSFHDFTKLDLTFDMVGNADTISFKLVFGTDQAPLPANDYFFNDVFAAFLNGTNIALVDGKPMEMHHPDLLPSSSVNNPGTAMSWVLAPGGNPILEITAKVAPGSKNNTLSFIIADNKDGYMDSGVFICGVPEPQTFVLALAALPLGALYLLRRRRV is encoded by the coding sequence GTGCAACATCGATTGACCGTTTGGATAGGCTGCGCGCTGATCGCCGCCATTGCGCACACTTCGGCGCAAGGGGCGATCGTGGTCACCAACAATGTCGACGCCAATCAGCTTGGCGCCGCGCTCGGACTGGGTCCGGGCGCCGTCATCACCTCGTCGAATCTCGCCGAAGTGCAGCAAATACCCGGTTTGGGATTGGCCAGCAGCGGCGTATTCAAGACGACCGGCCCCGCGCCCGACACCTACGGCCTGGACTGCGACGGCATCGTGCTCACCACCGGCAACGCCGCCGACTTCGGCACCGGTCCCGATAGCAAGGTATTGAGCGTCAACTACAAGACGGGCACCTTCGCCTACGATTCTTTGCTTGACCCCATCGCCACACCGTTTGGCTGGGGCGGCTATTCGTTTCACGACTTCACCAAGCTCGATCTCACCTTCGACATGGTCGGCAACGCCGACACGATCAGCTTCAAGTTGGTGTTCGGCACCGATCAAGCGCCGCTGCCGGCGAACGACTATTTCTTCAACGACGTCTTCGCCGCGTTTCTCAACGGAACCAACATCGCGCTCGTCGATGGCAAGCCTATGGAAATGCACCACCCCGACCTGCTGCCGTCGTCCAGCGTGAACAACCCCGGCACCGCCATGTCGTGGGTGCTTGCGCCGGGGGGCAATCCGATTCTGGAGATCACCGCCAAGGTGGCGCCAGGCAGCAAGAATAACACCCTCTCGTTCATCATCGCCGACAACAAGGACGGCTATATGGACTCGGGCGTCTTTATTTGCGGCGTCCCAGAGCCGCAGACATTCGTATTGGCTCTTGCCGCGCTGCCATTGGGCGCGCTGTATCTACTGCGCAGGCGGCGTGTGTAG
- a CDS encoding multidrug efflux SMR transporter has product MAWLLLIVAGILEAGWAIGLKYTEGFTRPLATILTVVAIFASMLLLGLAAKSLPIGTAYAVWVGIGTAGTILLGILLLGEPATPGRLFFLGLLLVAIVGLKVTA; this is encoded by the coding sequence ATGGCGTGGCTGCTGCTGATTGTGGCGGGCATTCTGGAAGCGGGCTGGGCGATTGGACTGAAGTACACCGAAGGCTTCACGCGTCCGCTGGCCACGATTCTGACCGTCGTGGCGATCTTCGCCAGCATGCTTTTGCTCGGTCTTGCCGCCAAGTCGCTGCCCATCGGCACTGCCTACGCCGTGTGGGTCGGCATTGGCACGGCCGGCACGATTTTGCTCGGCATCTTGCTGTTGGGCGAGCCAGCCACACCGGGCCGGCTGTTCTTTCTGGGCCTGCTCCTGGTCGCGATTGTCGGTTTGAAGGTCACGGCGTGA